Proteins found in one Triticum aestivum cultivar Chinese Spring chromosome 4D, IWGSC CS RefSeq v2.1, whole genome shotgun sequence genomic segment:
- the LOC123095573 gene encoding disease resistance RPP13-like protein 4: MAGVLDALASYVTSMLAEMAKEEVAMLIGVTDGIKDLSIKLGDLKNFLADADRRNITDDSVRGWVGELKRAMYLATDIVDLCQLKAMEQGQTKDRGCLNPLLFCMRNPLHAHDIGTRIKLLNQNLDDICKRGSSFNFIKLEAYQDQKTTRSPATDRKTNALIERSGVVGEKIEEDTRALVEVLTREAVGDKSGRLIVVAIVGIGGIGKTTLGKKVFNDEAIEGKFTKKIWLSITQDFTDVELLSTTITAIGADLPGGGGAPDKALLVDALKNAIKDKKFFLVLDDLWDVDAWNKHLMTPFSYGGPGSRVLITTRHDTVARSMKAFHPYHHVDKLAPEDAWSLLKKQVLTGEENEPEVDMLEDIGLQIIAKCDGLPLAVKVMGGLLCKKEKTRRDWQDVLNDDMWSVSQMSKELNYAIYLSYQDLSPYLKQCFLHFSLKPKKTVINDTEIVSMWVGEGLVEGDTYSRSLEEGNKYYKELIVRNLIEVDTDYPSQLISNMHDVIRSFAQFVARDEALLVHSGETIKKKLGAQSFLRLSIETKGVECDEFEWRYLREQKSLRTLIVTGNLKLQSGDSLVTFSSLRTLHIESANIAALVECMYQLKHLRYLSLKRTDICRLPENIHEMKFLQHIDLEYCESFMKLPDSIIKLQGLRYLDMDDTRVSSIPRGFRALTNLSALFGFPAYTDGDWCSLEELGSLSQLNKLSLESLENVSSTLLAAKARVDAKKQLTSLGLKCGGRVGDGLVQGEVSESKEEEQIIEAVFDVLCPQPCIEHISIERYFGRRLPRWMASTAMVPLESLKIVALEHLPCCTQLPDGLCRLPYLEWIKVDGAPVIKCIGPEFVQQYNQLHRPSSQLAATFPKLQKLSFFSMEEWEEWVWETEVKSMPLLEDLRITSCRLGRMPPGLMSHAMALKKLRIWNVQCLHSLENFVSVVELDLYDIPELAMISNLPKLQKLTIEYCPKLEMLQEMAAVRRLELRVFRWENQLPVYLQTVKPSHLLLTCNLAVLTSMAEGESSSEWDKFSHIKHVEAYAEDGGDEKKWHIFYTSESSNMETNIHQDRLVEEEE; this comes from the exons ATGGCGGGGGTTCTGGATGCTTTGGCATCTTACGTGACCAGCATGCTTGCCGAGATGGCCAAAGAGGAGGTGGCCATGCTAATCGGCGTAACCGATGGGATCAAAGACCTAAGCATCAAGCTTGGGGACCTCAAGAATTTCCTTGCTGATGCTGATAGGAGGAACATTACCGATGATAGTGTGCGGGGGTGGGTGGGCGAACTGAAGCGTGCCATGTACTTGGCCACTGACATCGTCGACCTATGTCAGCTCAAGGCCATGGAGCAAGGTCAAACAAAGGACAGGGGGTGCCTTAACCCTTTGCTCTTTTGCATGCGGAATCCACTCCACGCCCACGACATCGGCACCCGCATCAAGCTGCTCAACCAAAATTTGGATGATATTTGCAAGAGGGGCAGCAGTTTCAATTTCATCAAGCTAGAAGCCTACCAAGACCAAAAGACCACTCGGTCTCCCGCCACTGACCGGAAAACAAATGCACTGATTGAGCGGTCCGGTGTGGTTGGAGAGAAGATCGAGGAGGACACGAGGGCACTTGTGGAGGTGCTTACAAGGGAGGCGGTAGGTGACAAGAGTGGTCGCCTCATTGTGGTCGCCATTGTTGGTATCGGAGGGATTGGTAAGACTACCCTCGGCAAGAAGGTCTTCAATGATGAGGCCATCGAAGGCAAGTTTACTAAGAAGATATGGCTTAGCATCACACAAGATTTCACCGATGTTGAGTTGTTAAGTACGACCATCACTGCCATTGGGGCAGATCTTCCTGGAGGGGGTGGGGCTCCAGACAAGGCCCTACTTGTCGATGCTCTCAAGAACGCCATCAAGGACAAGAAGTTCTTTCTTGTACTAGATGACCTGTGGGATGTCGATGCATGGAACAAACATCTAATGACTCCCTTTAGCTATGGTGGCCCCGGTAGTAGAGTCCTCATCACCACCAGACATGACACTGTAGCCCGAAGCATGAAAGCCTTTCATCCCTACCATCATGTTGACAAATTAGCTCCAGAAGATGCTTGGTCGTTGCTCAAGAAGCAG GTACTCACAGGAGAGGAAAATGAACCAGAAGTTGATATGCTAGAAGATATTGGCCTGCAGATTATAGCAAAATGTGATGGCTTACCACTTGCTGTAAAAGTTATGGGTGGACTCCTATGCAAGAAGGAGAAAACACGACGTGATTGGCAAGACGTCTTGAATGATGATATGTGGTCAGTATCTCaaatgtcaaaggaactaaattaTGCCATATATCTTAGCTATCAGGATTTGTCCCCTTACTTAAAACAGTGCTTCTTGCACTTCTCCCTCAAACCAAAAAAGACAGTGATAAATGATACTGAAATTGTGTCCATGTGGGTTGGTGAAGGATTGGTTGAAGGAGACACATATAGTCGTAGTTTGGAAGAAGGGAATAAGTACTATAAGGAGCTAATAGTAAGGAACCTTATAGAGGTAGATACAGATTACCCTAGTCAACTTATTAGCAACATGCATGATGTCATTCGCTCATTTGCTCAATTCGTAGCTAGGGATGAAGCACTGTTAGTTCATAGTGGAGAGACCATTAAAAAAAAACTTGGAGCTCAAAGTTTTCTTAGGTTGTCTATAGAAACCAAAGGAGTAGAATGCGATGAATTTGAGTGGAGGTATTTAAGAGAGCAGAAATCTCTTAGGACACTGATAGTAACTGGAAACCTCAAACTTCAGTCTGGTGATTCATTGGTTACCTTTTCTAGTCTACGGACTCTACATATTGAATCTGCAAATATTGCTGCACTGGTTGAATGCATGTACCAACTCAAGCACTTGAGATATTTGTCATTAAAGAGGACTGATATTTGTAGACTACCAGAGAACATCCATGAGATGAAATTCCTACAGCATATTGACCTTGAATATTGTGAAAGTTTCATGAAACTTCCTGATAGCATTATCAAGCTGCAAGGCTTGAGATATCTTGACATGGATGACACACGTGTAAGTAGTATTCCTAGGGGTTTCAGAGCTCTTACAAATTTGAGTGCACTCTTTGGGTTTCCAGCCTATACTGATGGTGACTGGTGTAGTTTGGAAGAGTTGGGGTCTCTTTCCCAGCTCAATAAACTTTCTCTAGAGAGCCTAGAAAATGTATCTAGTACCTTGTTGGCTGCAAAGGCAAGGGTAGATGCAAAGAAACAACTCACCTCTCTTGGTTTGAAATGTGGTGGTAGAGTGGGAGATGGGTTGGTCCAAGGAGAAGTCTCTGAGTCTAAGGAGGAGGAGCAAATAATTGAGGCGGTGTTTGATGTGCTCTGTCCTCAGCCTTGCATAGAACACATCAGCATAGAAAGATATTTTGGTCGTCGGCTGCCAAGATGGATGGCGTCCACAGCTATGGTGCCCCTTGAGAGCTTGAAGATTGTAGCCCTCGAACACCTGCCCTGCTGCACCCAACTCCCAGATGGCTTGTGCAGGCTCCCGTATTTGGAGTGGATAAAAGTGGACGGGGCTCCAGTAATCAAGTGTATTGGTCCTGAATTCGTTCAACAGTACAATCAGCTGCACCGTCCTTCATCTCAGTTGGCTGCTACGTTTCCCAAACTCCAGAAGTTGAGTTTTTTCTCAATGGAGGAATGGGAGGAGTGGGTTTGGGAGACAGAAGTGAAATCTATGCCCTTATTAGAGGACCTTCGTATCACTTCTTGCAGACTGGGTCGTATGCCTCCAGGACTTATGTCTCATGCGATGGCGTTGAAGAAGCTAAGAATATGGAACGTCCAATGTCTCCACTCTCTAGAGAACTTTGTTTCTGTAGTTGAGCTCGACCTGTATGACATACCTGAATTGGCCATGATCTCCAATCTTCCAAAATTACAAAAGCTTACAATCGAGTATTGCCCAAAGCTCGAGATGCTGCAGGAGATGGCTGCAGTCCGGAGACTCGAGCTGAGAGTTTTCCGCTGGGAAAATCAACTTCCAGTCTACCTGCAAACTGTGAAGCCTAGTCATTTGCTGCTGACCTGCAACCTAGCGGTACTCACTTCCATGGCTGAGGGTGAATCTAGCTCCGAGTGGGACAAGTTCAGTCATATCAAGCACGTCGAGGCTTATGCAGAGGATGGAGGAGATGAGAAGAAATGGCACATCTTCTACACATCTGAGTCCTCCAACATGGAGACAAATATTCATCAG gATCGATTGGTCGAAGAAGAGGAGTAG